In one Oscillospiraceae bacterium genomic region, the following are encoded:
- the pacL gene encoding ATPase encodes MGAWHSMGAGQVLEALESDRKRGLTPAQAGERLERYGRNELEGHRKQSLLLRVLGQLKDPMILVLLAAAALSLFASGGEDWLDAAIILLIVVVNACISISQENNAERALEALRKMSAPLARVVRGGELVRLETALLVPGDLIELEAGDLVPADARILEAAGLKADESAMTGESVPVNKAVLDSLPEETPVADRRNMVLSATVITGGRATAVVTGTGMDTEVGRIAGLLLGQEDTETPLQKKMAEISKALSFICLCVCGVMFGVGLLQGKEILGMFMTAVSLAVAAIPEGLPAIVTIVLALGVSRMVKRSAIVKKLPAVETLGCAGVICSDKTGTLTQNKMTVVDVWTLRQDQRRLALTIGCLCNDGRLTYRGKEPVCTGDPTETALVAAAAKEGVDKNVLEAEAPRRGEIPFDSERKLMSTVHPRPEGGFRVYVKGAPDVLLRRCRMDSGQLSRARRTNEAMAARALRVLGVAYRDLEFLPKDLDSGSLEQRLTFVGLMGMIDPPRPEVKQAVAQCYAAGIRPVMITGDHKLTAVAIAKELEIFRDGDLAITGEDLDFMPQELLEEDVEKFSVYARVSPEHKMRIVKAWQKRGKVVAMTGDGVNDAPALKVADIGCAMGVSGTDVAKGAADMILTDDNFATIVSAVEQGRGIYANIKKAIHYLLSCNIGEIITIFLATLLDFHQMPLVPVQLLWLNLVTDSLPALALGVEPVEDGVMAQRPRDAHKSLFAGGFAFRLAWQGVMVGVLTLAAYFLGEYVLSDPGEANAAANTMAFATLTMCQLFHAFDVRSERASLFHIGIFSNPAMNRAFLIGMGMQLAVLCVPPLQTIFSTVPMSPLEWGTVLALAVTPVVVCEAVKALRRGREKRSARQAESGERIPAYSGGVKSR; translated from the coding sequence ATGGGCGCGTGGCACAGCATGGGGGCCGGCCAGGTCCTTGAGGCGCTGGAGAGCGACAGAAAGCGGGGCCTGACCCCCGCGCAGGCCGGGGAACGGCTGGAGCGGTACGGCAGAAACGAGCTGGAGGGCCACCGCAAGCAGAGCCTGCTGCTGCGGGTGCTGGGGCAGCTGAAGGACCCCATGATCCTGGTGCTGCTGGCGGCGGCGGCTTTGTCCCTCTTTGCCAGCGGGGGGGAGGACTGGCTGGACGCCGCCATTATCCTGCTTATCGTGGTGGTGAACGCGTGCATCTCCATCTCCCAGGAGAACAACGCCGAGCGGGCGCTGGAGGCCCTGCGCAAGATGTCCGCCCCCCTGGCGCGGGTGGTGCGGGGCGGGGAGCTGGTGCGGCTGGAGACCGCCCTGCTGGTGCCCGGCGACCTGATTGAGCTGGAGGCCGGGGATCTGGTGCCCGCCGACGCCCGCATTCTGGAAGCCGCCGGGCTCAAGGCCGACGAGAGCGCCATGACCGGGGAGTCGGTGCCCGTGAACAAGGCCGTGCTGGACAGCCTGCCCGAGGAGACCCCCGTGGCCGACCGGCGGAACATGGTGCTCTCCGCCACGGTGATCACGGGCGGCCGGGCCACCGCCGTGGTCACCGGTACCGGCATGGACACCGAGGTGGGCCGCATCGCCGGGCTGCTGCTGGGCCAGGAGGACACGGAGACCCCCCTCCAGAAGAAGATGGCCGAGATCTCCAAGGCGCTGTCCTTCATCTGCCTGTGCGTGTGCGGGGTGATGTTCGGCGTGGGCCTGCTGCAGGGCAAGGAGATTCTGGGCATGTTCATGACCGCCGTCTCCCTGGCCGTGGCGGCAATCCCCGAGGGCCTGCCCGCCATCGTCACCATCGTGCTGGCCCTGGGCGTGTCCCGCATGGTCAAGCGCAGCGCCATCGTGAAAAAGCTGCCCGCCGTGGAGACCCTGGGCTGCGCCGGAGTGATCTGCTCGGACAAGACGGGCACACTCACCCAGAACAAGATGACCGTGGTGGACGTGTGGACCCTGCGCCAGGACCAGCGCAGGCTGGCGCTGACCATCGGGTGCCTGTGCAACGACGGCAGGCTTACATACCGGGGGAAGGAGCCGGTCTGCACCGGCGACCCCACCGAGACCGCCCTGGTGGCCGCCGCCGCCAAGGAGGGGGTGGACAAAAACGTGCTGGAGGCCGAGGCCCCCCGCCGGGGGGAGATCCCCTTCGACTCGGAGCGCAAGCTCATGTCCACCGTCCACCCCAGGCCGGAGGGTGGCTTCCGGGTGTACGTGAAGGGGGCCCCCGACGTGCTCTTGCGCCGCTGCCGGATGGATTCCGGCCAGCTCTCCCGGGCGCGGCGGACCAACGAGGCCATGGCCGCCCGGGCCCTGCGGGTGCTGGGGGTGGCCTACCGGGATTTGGAGTTCCTGCCAAAAGACCTCGACAGCGGGAGCCTGGAGCAGCGGCTCACCTTTGTGGGCCTGATGGGCATGATCGACCCGCCCCGGCCCGAGGTCAAGCAGGCGGTGGCCCAGTGCTACGCCGCGGGCATCCGCCCGGTGATGATCACCGGCGACCACAAGCTCACCGCCGTGGCCATCGCCAAGGAGCTGGAAATTTTCCGGGACGGGGATCTGGCCATCACCGGGGAGGATTTGGACTTCATGCCCCAGGAGCTGCTGGAGGAGGACGTGGAGAAGTTCTCCGTGTACGCCCGGGTCTCCCCCGAGCACAAGATGCGCATCGTCAAGGCGTGGCAGAAGCGGGGCAAGGTGGTGGCCATGACCGGGGACGGGGTCAACGACGCCCCCGCCCTCAAGGTGGCCGACATTGGCTGCGCCATGGGGGTATCGGGCACCGACGTGGCCAAGGGGGCCGCCGACATGATCCTCACCGACGACAACTTCGCCACCATCGTCTCCGCCGTGGAGCAGGGCCGGGGGATTTACGCCAACATCAAGAAGGCCATCCACTACCTGCTCTCCTGCAACATCGGGGAGATCATCACCATCTTCCTGGCCACCCTGCTGGACTTCCACCAGATGCCCCTGGTGCCCGTGCAGCTGCTGTGGCTCAACCTGGTCACCGACTCCCTGCCCGCCCTGGCCCTGGGGGTGGAGCCCGTGGAGGACGGGGTCATGGCCCAGCGCCCCAGGGACGCCCACAAGAGCCTCTTCGCCGGGGGCTTCGCCTTCCGCCTGGCCTGGCAGGGGGTGATGGTGGGGGTGCTCACCCTGGCGGCCTACTTTTTGGGGGAGTACGTGCTCTCCGACCCCGGCGAGGCCAACGCCGCCGCCAACACCATGGCCTTCGCCACCCTGACCATGTGCCAGCTCTTCCACGCCTTTGATGTGCGCAGCGAGCGGGCCTCCCTCTTCCACATCGGGATCTTCTCCAACCCCGCCATGAACCGGGCGTTCCTCATCGGCATGGGGATGCAGCTGGCCGTGCTGTGCGTGCCGCCCCTCCAGACCATCTTCTCCACCGTGCCCATGAGCCCCCTGGAGTGGGGCACCGTGCTGGCGCTGGCCGTGACCCCCGTGGTGGTGTGCGAGGCGGTCAAGGCCCTGCGCCGGGGCAGGGAGAAGCGCAGCGCCCGGCAGGCCGAAAGCGGCGAGCGGATCCCGGCGTATTCCGGGGGCGTGAAGAGCCGGTAA
- a CDS encoding ferredoxin — MSMVHIKINNLPLEVEEGTRIIDAARMLGIDIPHLCYHPDQSVKAHCRICMVEVAGQRKLQAACSTLVSDGMEIRTDTKKVYDAQVGVLDLILSDHKQECLSCARNGNCELQDLCRRFNRLKPDLPDISSDEPFRLDNPSIVRDPSKCIKCGRCVKACDEVQGISALTYSGRSAGFKVTTAFDLPMDQTDCVLCGQCTLACPVGALVEVDYTSKVRHAIQDPKKHVVVQVAPSVRVGLGDDFGMEPGALVTGKMVTALKMLGFDKVFDTNFTADLTIMEEGSELLDRIKNGGKLPMITSCSPGWVNYMEKHHPELCDNLSTAKSPQGMFGAVVKTYYAQRMGWDPHDVVSVSVMPCTAKKYEATRPELGRDGYRDVDIVLTTRELAKLIRYEGMDLKHLPESDFDSPLGVGSGAGAIFGATGGVMEAALRTAYEVYTGKTLPRLEFEAVRNDINAIREATIDLDGTPLKVAVANGLRNAEEIIRRVEAGEADYIFIEIMACPGGCIGGGGQPIGTDNAKRDARIKALYELDRSLPLRKSHENPDIQTIYQEFFGAPLSHKSHELLHTHYHKRPKKHDFSYLNK; from the coding sequence ATGAGCATGGTACATATTAAAATCAACAATCTTCCTCTGGAAGTGGAGGAGGGCACCCGGATCATCGACGCGGCCCGTATGCTGGGCATCGACATCCCCCACCTGTGCTACCACCCGGACCAGAGCGTGAAGGCCCACTGCCGCATCTGCATGGTGGAGGTGGCCGGCCAGCGCAAGCTCCAGGCCGCCTGCTCCACCCTGGTCAGCGACGGCATGGAGATCCGCACCGACACCAAGAAGGTCTACGACGCCCAGGTGGGCGTGCTGGACCTGATCCTATCCGACCACAAGCAGGAGTGCCTCTCCTGCGCCCGCAACGGCAACTGCGAGCTGCAGGACCTCTGCCGCCGCTTCAACCGCCTCAAGCCCGACCTGCCCGACATCTCCAGCGACGAGCCCTTCCGCCTGGACAATCCCTCCATCGTCCGCGACCCGTCCAAGTGCATCAAGTGCGGCCGCTGCGTCAAGGCCTGCGACGAGGTGCAGGGCATCTCGGCCCTGACCTACTCGGGCCGCTCCGCGGGCTTCAAGGTGACCACCGCCTTCGACCTGCCCATGGACCAGACCGACTGCGTGCTGTGCGGCCAGTGCACCCTGGCCTGCCCTGTGGGCGCGCTGGTGGAGGTGGACTACACCTCCAAGGTGCGCCACGCCATCCAGGACCCCAAAAAGCACGTGGTGGTCCAGGTGGCCCCCTCCGTGCGCGTGGGCCTGGGCGACGACTTCGGCATGGAGCCGGGCGCGCTGGTCACCGGCAAGATGGTCACCGCCCTGAAGATGCTGGGCTTCGACAAGGTGTTCGACACAAACTTCACCGCCGACCTGACCATCATGGAGGAGGGCAGCGAGCTTCTGGACCGCATCAAGAACGGCGGGAAGCTGCCCATGATCACCTCCTGCTCCCCCGGCTGGGTCAACTACATGGAGAAGCACCACCCCGAGCTGTGCGACAACCTCTCCACCGCCAAGAGCCCCCAGGGCATGTTCGGCGCGGTGGTCAAGACCTACTACGCCCAGCGCATGGGCTGGGACCCCCACGACGTGGTCTCCGTGTCCGTCATGCCCTGCACCGCCAAGAAGTACGAGGCCACCCGCCCCGAGCTGGGCCGGGACGGCTACCGGGACGTGGACATCGTCCTCACCACCCGTGAGCTGGCCAAGCTGATCCGCTACGAGGGCATGGACCTCAAGCATCTGCCCGAGAGCGACTTCGACTCCCCCCTGGGCGTGGGCTCGGGCGCGGGCGCCATCTTCGGCGCCACCGGCGGCGTCATGGAGGCCGCCCTGCGCACCGCCTACGAGGTGTACACCGGCAAGACCCTGCCCCGCCTGGAGTTCGAGGCGGTGCGCAACGACATCAACGCCATCCGCGAGGCCACCATCGACCTGGACGGCACCCCCCTCAAGGTGGCCGTCGCCAACGGCCTGCGCAACGCGGAGGAGATCATCCGCCGGGTGGAGGCGGGCGAGGCCGACTACATCTTCATCGAGATTATGGCCTGCCCCGGCGGCTGTATCGGCGGCGGCGGACAGCCCATCGGCACGGACAACGCCAAGCGGGACGCGCGCATCAAGGCCCTGTACGAGCTGGACCGGAGCCTGCCCCTGCGCAAGAGCCACGAGAACCCGGACATTCAGACCATCTACCAGGAGTTCTTCGGCGCGCCGCTGAGCCACAAGAGCCACGAGCTGCTGCACACCCACTACCACAAGCGCCCGAAGAAGCACGACTTCTCCTATCTGAATAAATAA
- a CDS encoding NADP oxidoreductase: MAKTVTFITRNFGKYDPASLASYESIGGFQALRRALDMDGYDIAKVLSANGIQGRGGAAYDMGRKWTQARDVQAEHKCVVCNADEGEPGTFKDRTLLSKDPFQLLEGMIIAGWSVQADNGYIYLREEYSHLRPLISSAIRQCEEAGYLGEDILGSGLNYRIHLCTGAGAYVCGEGSALSESIEGHAGRPRKKPPFIKQCGVFHLPTCVNNVESLSLVPGVLMDDAGFYKSQGTEDCPGTKMISVCGNVKNPGVFEVPFGITLREIIYDLAGGIPDGHALRLVQLGGASGRLASPAQLDTPYTYNGMKKADLTPIGSGAVLVVDERTSVIGFLRMTQAFFSHESCGQCTPCREGNRHISLILDKIAAGEHTEHDVVNLQKFAGIMSGASLCGLGETAQSALQSAMKRFPEVFAVKEEVAVR, translated from the coding sequence ATGGCTAAGACGGTTACCTTCATCACCCGCAATTTCGGCAAGTACGACCCCGCCTCCCTGGCCTCCTACGAGTCCATCGGCGGCTTCCAGGCCCTGCGGCGCGCCCTGGACATGGACGGGTACGACATCGCCAAGGTGCTCTCCGCCAACGGCATCCAGGGCCGTGGCGGCGCGGCCTACGACATGGGCCGCAAGTGGACCCAGGCCCGGGACGTGCAGGCCGAGCACAAGTGCGTGGTCTGCAACGCCGACGAGGGCGAGCCCGGCACCTTCAAGGACCGCACCCTGCTCAGTAAGGACCCCTTCCAGCTCCTGGAGGGCATGATCATCGCCGGCTGGTCGGTGCAGGCGGACAACGGCTACATCTACCTGCGGGAGGAGTACTCCCACCTGCGTCCCCTGATCTCCTCCGCCATCCGCCAGTGCGAGGAGGCGGGCTACCTGGGTGAGGACATCCTGGGCAGCGGGCTGAACTACCGCATCCACCTGTGCACCGGCGCGGGGGCCTATGTCTGCGGCGAGGGCTCCGCCCTCTCCGAGTCCATCGAGGGCCACGCGGGCCGTCCGCGGAAGAAGCCCCCCTTCATCAAGCAGTGCGGCGTGTTCCACCTGCCCACCTGCGTGAACAACGTGGAGTCCCTCTCCCTGGTGCCCGGCGTGCTGATGGACGACGCGGGCTTCTACAAGAGCCAGGGCACCGAGGACTGCCCGGGCACCAAGATGATCTCGGTGTGCGGCAACGTGAAGAACCCCGGCGTGTTTGAGGTCCCCTTCGGCATCACCCTGCGGGAGATCATCTACGACCTGGCCGGCGGCATCCCCGACGGCCACGCCCTGCGGCTGGTGCAGCTGGGCGGTGCCTCCGGGCGCCTGGCCTCCCCCGCCCAGCTGGACACCCCCTACACCTACAACGGCATGAAGAAGGCCGACCTGACCCCCATCGGCTCGGGCGCGGTGCTGGTGGTGGACGAGCGCACCAGCGTCATCGGCTTTCTGCGCATGACCCAGGCGTTCTTCTCCCACGAGAGCTGCGGCCAGTGCACCCCCTGCCGGGAGGGCAACCGCCACATCTCCCTGATTCTGGATAAAATCGCCGCCGGCGAGCACACGGAGCACGACGTGGTCAACCTCCAGAAGTTCGCGGGCATCATGTCCGGGGCCTCCCTGTGCGGCCTGGGCGAGACGGCGCAGTCCGCCCTCCAGTCCGCCATGAAGCGCTTCCCCGAGGTATTCGCTGTGAAAGAGGAGGTAGCCGTCCGATGA
- the nuoE gene encoding NADH-quinone oxidoreductase subunit E: MKPFSQKTADLPPERAQAIDAIIARHGSDPAQLVSILLDVEAAVERHYIPEAAAYYVAERLGVKPTQVYDVISFYAALHDKPRAKFTLQVCDSAPCRVNDSDALCATLCRLLNLEVGEVTYDGRFSIEKVPCFGACDVSPAVRCNGVVYGNLNSEERIIDMLRQLD, translated from the coding sequence ATGAAGCCCTTTTCGCAGAAGACGGCGGATTTGCCGCCGGAGCGGGCCCAGGCCATCGACGCGATCATCGCGCGCCACGGCAGCGACCCCGCCCAGCTCGTCAGCATCCTGCTGGACGTGGAGGCCGCGGTGGAGCGGCACTACATCCCCGAGGCCGCGGCCTACTACGTGGCCGAGCGGCTGGGCGTGAAGCCCACCCAGGTCTACGACGTGATCTCGTTCTACGCGGCCCTGCACGACAAGCCCCGGGCCAAGTTCACCCTCCAGGTGTGCGACAGCGCCCCCTGCCGCGTGAACGACAGCGACGCCCTGTGCGCCACCCTGTGCCGCCTGCTGAATCTGGAGGTGGGCGAGGTGACCTATGACGGGCGCTTCTCCATCGAGAAGGTCCCCTGCTTCGGCGCGTGCGACGTGTCCCCCGCGGTGCGCTGCAACGGCGTGGTATACGGAAATCTGAACAGCGAGGAGCGTATCATCGATATGCTCCGCCAGCTGGATTAA
- a CDS encoding spore germination protein, which produces MGFFGRKRDYVPPHPRQEPRIDLPLTLESLEQVFRDCVDFSHRQVELAGDGARCVTLCYVSGMVKMERVSDYVLRPMAQDAALAEGDMQSVMARMEKGALYNLDAERRETMDAAVSDLIGGNCLLLFPGEKQALSFNVGTEEKRSISSPENETVLKGSRDSFVESIRTNTSLTRRHLKAPELKIKEQIVGRQSLTTVDILYVEDIADPALVRSVERRLEHIDIDAVLATGNVEEYIVDRTGTAFPLIQYTERPDKFCAGLVEGQVGILIDGLPLGYLAPGTLGGFLRASQDKSNNWILASVLTVVRYTCMLITLLLPAFYVAMVNFHQEMIPTRLALSIIAAKKDVPFGTVFEVLIMLLAFEILQEAGLRLPQSIGQTVSIIGGLVVGQAAVEAKIVSPAVLIVVAVAGIAGYTMPSQELGGALRIWRFLLAVLASAIGLFGMVLGSAALIYHLAGIESFGVSYLSPFASNRGEQVEGHAVLRQPLPSVKLRPSILNTRNRRNQG; this is translated from the coding sequence ATGGGCTTTTTCGGCAGAAAGCGGGATTACGTGCCGCCCCACCCCCGGCAGGAGCCCCGCATCGACCTGCCCCTCACGCTGGAGAGCCTGGAGCAGGTGTTCAGGGACTGCGTGGACTTCTCCCACAGGCAGGTGGAGCTGGCCGGGGACGGGGCGCGGTGCGTGACGCTGTGCTACGTCAGCGGCATGGTCAAGATGGAGCGGGTGAGCGACTATGTGCTGCGCCCCATGGCCCAGGACGCCGCCCTGGCAGAGGGGGATATGCAGTCGGTGATGGCGCGCATGGAGAAGGGCGCCCTCTACAACCTGGACGCGGAGCGGCGGGAAACGATGGACGCGGCGGTGTCCGACCTCATCGGCGGCAACTGCCTGCTGCTATTCCCCGGGGAAAAGCAGGCCCTCTCCTTTAATGTGGGCACCGAGGAGAAGCGCTCCATCAGCTCCCCGGAGAACGAGACGGTGCTCAAGGGGTCCCGGGACTCCTTCGTGGAGAGCATCCGAACCAACACCAGCCTGACCCGCCGCCACCTGAAGGCGCCGGAGCTGAAGATCAAGGAGCAGATCGTGGGCAGGCAGTCCCTGACCACGGTGGATATATTATATGTAGAGGACATCGCGGACCCGGCGCTGGTGCGGTCGGTGGAGCGGCGGCTGGAGCACATCGACATCGACGCCGTGCTGGCCACCGGCAACGTGGAGGAGTATATCGTGGACCGCACGGGGACGGCCTTCCCCCTGATCCAGTACACCGAGCGGCCCGACAAGTTCTGCGCCGGGCTGGTGGAGGGGCAGGTGGGCATCCTCATCGACGGCCTGCCCCTGGGCTACCTGGCCCCCGGCACCCTGGGGGGCTTCCTCCGGGCCAGCCAGGACAAGTCCAACAACTGGATACTGGCCTCGGTGCTCACGGTGGTGCGCTACACCTGTATGCTGATCACCCTGCTGCTGCCCGCCTTCTACGTGGCTATGGTCAACTTCCACCAGGAGATGATCCCCACGCGGCTGGCCCTGTCCATCATCGCGGCGAAAAAGGACGTGCCCTTCGGCACCGTGTTCGAGGTGCTCATCATGCTCCTGGCCTTCGAGATCCTCCAGGAGGCCGGGCTGCGGCTGCCCCAGTCCATCGGCCAGACCGTCTCCATCATCGGCGGCCTGGTGGTGGGCCAGGCCGCGGTGGAGGCCAAGATCGTCTCCCCGGCGGTGCTCATTGTGGTGGCGGTGGCGGGCATCGCGGGCTACACCATGCCCAGCCAGGAGCTGGGGGGCGCGCTGCGCATCTGGCGCTTCCTCCTGGCCGTGCTGGCCAGCGCCATCGGGCTGTTCGGCATGGTGCTGGGCTCGGCGGCGCTCATTTACCACCTGGCGGGCATCGAGAGCTTCGGCGTGTCCTACCTGTCCCCCTTCGCCTCCAACCGCGGCGAGCAGGTGGAGGGCCACGCCGTGCTCCGCCAGCCGCTGCCCAGCGTCAAGCTGCGGCCCTCGATCCTGAATACGCGCAACCGGAGGAACCAGGGATGA